A section of the Balearica regulorum gibbericeps isolate bBalReg1 chromosome 6, bBalReg1.pri, whole genome shotgun sequence genome encodes:
- the LOC142602276 gene encoding basic helix-loop-helix transcription factor scleraxis-like yields MKAGGGAAQPRAAGGGRRRRGARGGGGRRAAANARERDRTHSVNTAFGALRRLIPTRPADRRLSKVETLRLASSYISHLANVLLLQRRQAEGTAAAQPCPGPCPQPCPQPCPDPCPDPCPQPPQPGAAAPRSICTFCLSDQRQPHREGEKPLSGPASSGH; encoded by the exons aTGAAggccggcgggggggcggcacagccgcgggcggcgggcggcgggaggcggcggcggggggcgcggggaggcggcgggcggcgggcggcggccaACGCCCGCGAGCGGGACCGCACGCACAGCGTGAACACGGCCTTCGGCGCCCTCCGCCGGCTCATCCCCACCCGGCCGGCCGACCGCCGGCTCTCCAAGGTGGAGACGCTGCGCCTGGCCTCCAGCTACATCTCGCACCTGGCCaacgtgctgctgctgcagcggcGGCAGGCTGAGGGCACGGccgctgcccagccctgcccgggcccctgcccgcagccctgcccgcagccctgcccggaCCCCTGCCCGGacccctgcccgcagcc cccgcagccgggCGCCGCCGCGCCGCGGTCCATCTGCACCTTCTGCCTCAGCGACCAGCGGCAGCCG